TTTTATACCCACATGTCCTTGTCCGATCAAAAGCCTAGTCGGCAGTACACTCCCCCTGAACACAATCATTATAGCCCTCATTGGCTCGAACACCACCTTTCCATCCACTATCCTCCTTTTCTTCATCCTTTCGAGCACGAAATTCCCCTGGCCGGGAGTAGCCTCTTCTTTCAATTCCTCAACGGAATCCTCCCATTCAAAGATTATTCCGCGTCGATACTTCATCCTTCTGGGCAAAAAGGCGGCGATCTTCTCCTCTTTCCTCCCGTATCTCTTCAGCAGTCCGTTTGCCTCCTCTCTGCTTCTGGTGGTCACCTCGGCTCTGCTAAAACCAGTCATACGGATTGATTTTATATTCACACCCGCACCCTGTACAAGCCTATAGATCTTTATTAGATTGTTTCTTTTAGTTCTATTTCTCCCTACCACTTTCAAGGCACAGCATACTACGTATTCTTCATACGTAATATCATCCTCGTGTAGTTCTATACTgtcctctttttcttttttctctctctcttataACCCTTCTAGCGTCCTTTATCGTGAACTTTACCCAAAAGTCCGCATCTCCCATAGTAGCCTCCTTTGCCACCCTATCCGCTCTTTCATTCCCCTCTATCCTCACATGTGCCGGCACCCAGGCCAACACCAACCTTCCTACCAATCCATCACCCTCTTCCGTCTCGAAATTCCTTTTCTTTAATCTATTTCTAATCGTGTCAATCTTGTCTCCTATATCCTGCCCTCTATTATCATTTGCCAGTTTACCTATCGTACTCAACGAATCCGACAGAATCAGAACATTCCTTCCTCTGAACCTATTCTCCGCAATTTCCACCGCCCTCATAATTGCTGTCAATTCTATGGTATATACTGAGCACTGACTAGGAGCCGTAAACCCTTCCTCTTCCCAATCCTTTCCAATCTCTCTAATCACAACCACACCTCCTCCACTCtttctattttctattttcgATCCATCTGTATATATCTCTATGATATCCTCCGTTCTGCCAAACATTTTGACTTTAATTTCCATCAAGAGCATACTCTCATTCATGAAATCTACCTCGAACCTCTTACCACACTCCCACTCCAAACATCTTTCCATTTTATAGATTCTCCACTCTGCATCGTATTCCATCTTTCTTTTCCTACCCATTCCTATCTTTATTTCCTCGATCTTTCTCCATGCATCTACCATCATATCTTTACCTTCCCTAATCTCCTCCTCGTTGCTATTCCTAATCCTGTACTCTATCGCACTCATTACCTCTTCATCTCCACTCCAAATCTTCCTAGCTATGTACCATTCCGTTAAATTCCTCATCCTTGTTTCCATATCCATTATTCCTGCCTCAGTCTCCATGACGTTTATCGGTGTTGAGATCCTATAGCCTAACGCAATCCTAATACCCGCATTGTGAATTTTCTGGATTTTTTCTCTATTCCTCTTCTCACTCAAGTAGAAAGGTGCACCATATTCAATTACCGACCTAATAACAGCTACAAATACTTTCAGTATGGTTTCGGGCCCGGTGCCCTTTCTTATCCCCCCTAGGCACTTCAGAATGTTCATCCTCTTCTTCAATTTAGCTACTGTATATTCGGTGTGCTTTTTCAAGTCCAATCCTCCATCTATCCACATCCCCAAGAATTTTGCCGCACTCACTTCTTCTATTCTCTCATTATCCACCATAAATTCCTCCCTAGCCAAACCTCCTCTCCTTTTACTGTTCAAAAACTTTACCACTTGAGTCTTTTCCACCGCTATTACTAACCCTAGCCTTCCTAGATTCTCTTTAAGCCTCTTTACCGCATCCTCTATCCTCCTTTTCCCTTCACTTCTCTTTTCGAATTCTACAAATATGACAATATCGTCAGCATATTGAAGGATCCCAACCCCACTCTCTCGCAATCCCTCAGCGATATCTCTCGTGTACAGATTATATAACAGAGGGCTCAAAACCGACCCTTGGGGTAGTCCCTTTTTCAGTTTCATCCTAATCCTGTTACCTCCCACCGTATGAATCGCTATCTCTCTATCCCTGAGCCATGCTTCTACGTATTTCCTCACTCTTCCTGGACAACAAGTGCCAACAAGTCTTTGAACCATCAGATCATGCCTCACGTTATCGTATGCTGATTTAACATCAACAAACGCCGCTATCacttttcttccttttcccCAACTCTCCTTTATCCTGTTGGTCAGGATTCCAATATTATCCATTGTCGATCTGACCTTCCTGAAACCGTTTTGATTAGTATCTATTTTATTTTCCTCTTCCGCCCATATCCTAATTCTTTCATTAACCATTTTCTCCAGGATCTTCCCCATGCAATTCAACAAAGATATAGGTCTCAACGCTCTCTTTTGTGCCTTAGGGATAAATTTTACTACCGCCTTCTTCCAAATTTTAGGAACTATTCCTTTCCTCCATACCTCATTATACAGTACTAACACCGCCTCTTTCCACCCCTTCGTCCATAGCTTCATGACTTCATACCCAACTCCATCCTCTCCTGGAGCAGATTTCCTCCTCGATGTGGAAAATGCCCACTCCAATTCCTCCATCTCTAGGTCTCTGCTGATCCATCCCTCCTCCTCACCACCGTTATTCTCCGCTTCCTCGTCCACAATACCTTCTGTCTCAATTCTATTCCCCTCTCCAGTTCTCTCCACCTCAGTTCCTTCTGTCTCTTCAATTCTACAACAATAACCAGAATCCTCTAACTTCCTTACCTCGGCCTCCTCCATCTCTTGAATCTCCCACGCTCCTAAATTGTTTTGGTCTTCCATCGTCACTCCCTTTGTCAAGCTCTTTATTTTTCTCCACATTTCTCCTATATTTCCCTTGTGCTTTATGCTCTTAATAAACTCTTCCCAGGCCCtccttcttctttttattgACCGCCATCTTCATTTTCTTTCTAACTTCTAAAAGTTTGTTCCAGTTCTCCTCTGTCGGTCTCCTCCCCATCTCTTTCGTAGCTTTTCTCCTTTCCTCCTTCAATTCCTCACACTCACCGTCCCACCGCGGCTGCCTCTTCACCTTCCTCTTATTCCCTCTATTCCCCCTTCCGTCTTCCCTTCCCCTTCTGGTCACACTTGCACTACTATTCCCGTCAGCATTTCCCCTATAACTACCCTCTATACCTTCCACTAACAATCTCAATATCTCATCGCATTTTCTTTCAACCCCCACTCCAGACTTCACTATCCTCAACAGAGTCTGCTCCTTCCCTAACATCCATTTTAGAAACTCCGCCTTGTCTACTTTGTCCATTTTAAATCTCCTGCCTTCTATCCTCCCCTCCATCGTTCTCATCTCATCATACATGTCAAACTCAATCACCTGGTGGTCAGATCCAAGCGTTTCTCCCGTCTCCCTAACCTCTATGTCCAAAGCTAGCTCCGCTGGTGCAACAATTAGATCTATATTCGATGCTGCCTGTTCCACCCCCCCAATCCTAGACTTTGTTCCAAAATTTACCACAACCATCTCCTCCTCATCCATAACCTCTTCCAGTAGTGTCCCCGCCGGATCTCCACTTTCACAATTCCAACTAATGCTCTTCGCATTAAAGTCTCCTATAAAAATCCTCCTGTTACCTCTCCCCCCGCCTCTAAGCAGTCTTCTACAATCCTCTCTGCTTATGTTCGTACCTGGTCTCCTATATAACAGCACAATTTCTAACTTCCCCCTTTCTGTCTCAATTTCTACTACCATGTTTTCCCACACATTATCATCCTTTAAATAAATGTCGGCTTTCGTTATCTTCACATTCTCTCTGACCATTATACACAAACCCCCTCGCCTGTTTCCTGTCCCCCCATTCCTCCTTATTAAGTACCAACCAGGGATTCTAAATCTATCTTCTTCCCTTAACCACGTCTCCGTTACTGCCAACAGGTCCAAGCTTTCTAATAACCTTCTCACCTCCTCTCTCTTATTCCTAATATTCCTTGCATTCCACAACCCACACCTCATCCCTCTCTTATATACCCAGCCCTTGTCGTAAATTCCATTTCTTTCATCATTCTCCTCTTTCCACACCATCCCGTTTTCCTCCCTTTTTTCCTTTCCTCTTTCTCCTCTTTTAGCCTTTCCAATGCCATTACCTCCTTCCCCCAACCGAGCGCAAACAACACTTCACATTTGCCACCCCGACCATTCATCCCTCTCACTTCTCTCACCCTCCCACCGTCGTTACTCTTCTCACACATCCATACTCCTCTAACATCCTCACAATACAAAATTACCTTCAAcatgttttttaaattataaccaACGACTGTAACATTgcgtaatatttataaaaatagaaactaTGTCAGGAACATATCTTGCCTCCATCAATACCCAGTATAAAAAACAGAACACATATCTTATCTCTGATGTAagtaagtataaaaatattctcaGCCTCTCTTAACATCTTCTACAGACTAATAACCAGTCTTTTCTGTTAAATACTGTCCTTATTGTACTTTTGAGGTCACAAAATCTCGCCTCATCCTCTATTATTCGCCTTATATCTATCTTATTAATTACAAAAGttcttttttccatttttcctttttttttacccttttttttttcttcgttaTTCTTAATATACGTAGGAAACTTATATCCTATACTTAAACCTATATCACCACGTCTTCTGATAACATGTCGCAATCCCATATTTTGGTAACACAACTATAAAACTACTAAAAACTAACTTACATACCATATTTATATCAAAACAGATAAAAAACAAGAAAAGAGATTCAAAAATAAACTCAAATCAAGAGATAACCtacaaaatataacataaatatttcttatcCTTTTTCTCACCACCATCACCGCAGTCTTTGGGTTCTTTATTAGTCTTATAACTCTTTTATGTATACGCGTCGCACTATGCACTTTCTTTACCGTTTTCCTGCATATTTCTAGCCACGCTCTCACTATTAACACCCTGATTTTCACTGCTACTATTGCACCTTCTTCTTGCACTTTCCCTGGTCCACCTTTTTCCACTCTTCCCTCTACTTCCATTCTCTTCTTTCTTTGCCCCAGTCGTTTTCTCCGTTCACCACTTTTCCTCTTTTTCTGTCTCAGAATCCTTAGCTCCTCGTGACTCCTCTTCTTCCTTTCTATGATTATTCTCCCTTGCCCCTTCATTTTCCTTTTCACGCCCTCCTGCATTTGGTCTTCCAGTCCCTTTCGAATGGCCATCATCTGTCAGAGTTCCTTCCTCCCTCATCGCCTTATATTCTCTTATTATTCTTTCCACCTCCTCTCTGTCTTTCCTCGCCTTTTCTTCCCATAAAATCCACCCTTCTGGGTTAccctctcttcttcttctttccagAGCTTTTTCATGTTCTCTGGCGGCTTTTCGTCTTACTCTCTGACTGGTTTTCTCGTCTACATAGTGTAAAAAAGGGGGGGTTACGACAGCATTCCAGTCCTCTTCCTCCTCTACCGTCTCTTTTCCTTGGACGCTTCGCCTCCTTCCCTGAATGGCCTGAGCTACCCTTTCTTCTATGTTTTTCTCTCTCAGAAACGCAATTAGCTCATCAATGAGCCTgtcctcttctttcttcttcctttcttccatcctcttcttcctttCCTCTTCCTCTCTGATCTCCCTTCTCCTCTCCCTCTCCTGCTCCCCAGCTGTCTCTTCCACATCCCCCTGTTCTTTGGGGCTACTCGACTCACGTCCCACCAGCTCATGAGGGAACGGGATCCTCTCCAAAGTCTTGTGTCTGTCCACCTGCTTTTCTTTCGCCCTTTCCACTTTTTCTTTACAGTCTAGACAAATGTATTTGTTATTCGTCAGGACCAAGTCCGTTCTTGAATTGTAACAGGATGGTCTTCCCCCATTTTTAACCTGCGTCCAACCCACTGCTCCTTCCTCATCGTCATTACTCTCCTTCTCCATTCCTGCCGGAATCATGTGGCCTTCTTTTGGCTTTCCTTCTAGATTCTTTGCGGCCACTTCGCTGTAACTGGCATTTGTCCTATTGGGTCCCTTACTCCTTCCTCTGTCTTCTCGTCCCCTCCTTATTCTATCCAATTCCCCTTGTATGGGGATCTCCTTATTCTCCCATATTTCTCTCCTTTCTCTTCTCATCAGTGCAGGAAAGTCGCTTCCTCTATCTCCTGCCACCTCTTCAACTCCCCTAACCCTGTCCGGCTCCCTTTCCCCTAAACTTCTGGCCACGATCCCCTTAGCAGTATCGAACTCTACGTTTCGGAAAGCCATCACTTTCCTTATTGCCGCCTCCCTTTGCCAACACAGACAAATCCTCGCCAGTGATCCGTGTTCTCCCCCACAGTTTACGCATTTCGCCCTTCTCTCACACTGCCCATGTTCCCTTTCACCGCAATTTACGCACCTCCTTTCCACCTCTCGACAGCTGGCTTGCAAGTATTTCAAGCATTTAAAACATTGCCTCACTGGCTCCACAAAGGGCTCTATCCTAATTCCGACATGCCCCTGGCCGATCAACAGCCTCGTAGGGAGCGTACTACCCCTAAAAGTTATCATGATCGCCCTAAGGGGCTGGAAGACCATTTTACCGTCCATTACACGCTTTTTCTTCATACGTTCCAATACGAAAGTCCCCTGCCCTGGAGTCGCCTCCCTCAGCTCCTCGATTGAATCTTCCCATTCAAATATCACTCCACGACGATACTTCATCCTCCTTGGCAGGTACGCTGTTATTTGGCTATCCCTACTCTCGTACTTCTTCAACAAGAAATTCGCCTCCTCCCTGCTTTTGGTCGTTATTTCTGCTCTGCTGAAACCCGTCAtgcgaatatttttaattttgacacCCGCACCCTGAACAAATCTGTATatcttaattaaattatttcttttagtCCTATTCCTTCCTCCCGTCTTCAGTACGCAGCACACAGTATACTCATCCCACGTGGCTTCCTCATCATATAAATCTATAGTCCATTCTTTTTTATCCCCCCTATTGTCTATAcagtcttttttcttttctccccCTGTCGTTCTTTTTGATTGTTCCTTATCCCTAACTTCCACATTTTCTGTATTACCTACCACTTCCATCCTATCTGCGTCGCAGCTTTCCCTACTTTCTAACTCCTTATATCTAGTCTTATCTCCTATGATATTCTCACTCCCATAGTTTATTAAACCAGAAGTATTGTCTTTTTTACCTTCTTTCGCTTTTTCCTCCTCCCCACCGACACTATCAACTACACTTTCCTTCTCTACTACGATGTTGCTTACTGTACTTTCCACGAGGCAATGGCCGTCCTTTTGCGCGTCTTTTTCCAGTACCCCACGCTCTCGTTCTTCTTCCAGTGGCGCTGTTGTATCCACGCCTACCAACCTTTCCTCGACACGTGATCGCGACTCACTCACCGAGCATTTCTGATTGGTCCCTTTTCCTTTTCCTGCTATTACGTCACTTCCTACCTCTTCCCTTATCCTTCTCTTCTCTTCCACTCTTATCCTTCTCACTCTTCTACTTCCATCTTCTCCTCTGTTCCTTTCCCTTTCTTTTCACGCTTTCCTTCTGCTTTACACTCCCTCCTTGTCGCATCCAGAACAGCTTTCTCTTCTTCCGCCAAGTATTCCAAAGCCCATTCCTTGCGTAAGCTTGTCAGCAGCGTTTCCTCAGCTTTTCTTTTCAAAATCCTCCGTCTCTTCCTTCTCAACACTCATTCtctttttccattttcttttctcCCTGGCTCTTCTCGTCCTCTCCTCTCCacctctctctccctcctctccttCCACTGCTTTGTCCCTGGTTATCGGCAAACCAGCGGACCCCTTTGTTCTCATACACTTACCCTAAATCTAAAATCTTTCTTTTGTCCTTAAATTTAATCACTACAAGCCTCACTCCTAAACCTATCAACTAATTCTACCAACTTGTCCAATAATCCGCCAATCCAAACCaaaacataaaacaaaaaattcacAGAGCGAGGTCCTATTACGTCCCTTCTCTACGCCGCCATCAACCGGAAGTCTCTACATCTTACATGAAtctaaatttaacctaacctatccgcTTCCGTCACTTCACACTACCCGCTCCCTCTGCCTGTCATACTCCAATCATCCATCCCCTCTCGTTTCCAACTTCACTCAACTCTCTTATTATCCCACTCCTCACTCTTCCAAAACTCTAGTCTATGCACTCGCATGTGCAGCGTCACTTATCTAATTATGAATACCggagtataaaaatataaaatacataataaaatatagaatacaaAATCTACCTAAGTACAAAAGCGTATGATAATATATAAAGGACATATAACATGTATATCAGCGTAAACatcatatataaaatacaaaatataaactatTAATCATTCTCGATAACAGTCAATATCATATCTATAGTATATCCCTTATCACCCTATTATGGACATCAGTCTCAAAACTCCAACCTACCCCTTACATTTCTATTTTGCACTTTCTAATAAAGGCCCCTATTAACCTTAGGACCTTTGCTTCCCCCATTTCTTTGGTTTCGTGCATCACAGCTCCGATTCTCACTCCATTCCTTATTATTCTATCCCTAAAacctactctctctctctcaaaTCTCTCACATACCCACATCACatgctccaaatcctcacattgaTCCCCACATTCACATGCAGGTGATTCCTTCAAATTTTTCCTGAACAGCGACCATCCTAAATTGTAATGGTCGGCCCTCATCCTACTCAAAGCACATATCGTCCTCCTTTCCAGATTTCCTACGTTTACAAACCACGGTATCCTATTCCCCACATTGTTCCACTCCACCTCAAAATATTTCCTTCCCTTATATTCCCCCTGTCTTAAATTCTCTTCTACAGACCTCTTCCAATTTCTCTCCCTAACCATCCTACATACATTCGTAAACGACCACTTCATATCCTTATCCGCCTCTCTCACCGTACATGCCTTAGCTATCCTATCTGCCCTTTCATTTCCCTTTATTCCAATGTGAGCAGGGATCCAGGCCAGACATACTTTACCTATCTCCCCCTCATTACCCTTCTCATTCCTATTCCACAATCTTTCCCTAATCTCTCCTATCACTTCTCCCTCATCCTCCCCATTCGTGACATTCTTCACCTTCATTATCACACTCAATGAATCTGAGAATATCACCATTTTACTTTCCTTCTCATACTCGTCTATCACTCTTAAAGCCATGCATATTGCAAAAGCCTCAATCGTGAAAATCGAGCAGCTCCCTCTTGTAGTAAATCCAAATTCCTCCCATTCCTCCCTTCCCCTTCTAATCACGACTGCCGCCCCTCCAGGCTCCATATCCCCCATCTTAGATCCATCAGTATATACCTCTATTACCTCTCCCTCATCCTCAAACcatctattttttatttctcctaACCCAATATTTTCAGGAACCCCATCAGCTTTCATCGTTTCCCCTTTCTCCACCTCGCACCACTTctccatccaatcacaatcccatGAACACCTTTCCTTAGATATAAACATTCTTTCCATACCTTCTCTCATCAATACTGTATTATTCCATGCGTTCCTCAAAATTCCTTTTCTACTTAAACTATTCTCCCCCATTCCAAAATTTATCATCCCTTCCACCGCCGCGCAGACCTCTCTGTCATCCCTAAAATATTTCCTCAGAACATACTTCTCTGCCAACATATCCACTCTCATTTCCATTTTCATAATTCCCGCCTCCACTTCCATGACATTAATAGGAGTAGACATCCTATATCCCATAGCAATCCTAATACCCGCATTATGTACCTTTTGTATTTTATCTCTATTCCTACCTTCTTCCTGATACAAATGAGCACCATATTCTATCACAGATCTAACCAGTGCCTTAAAAACCCTCAACAGAGTCAAGGGGCAAGCCCCCTTCCTCACTCCCCCCAAGCATCTTAACAAATTCAACCTCATTTATCTCTTTCCGTCACATACTTAGTATGTTCTCTAAAATTTAGTTTACTGTCCAATATAATTCCTAAAAATTTTGCGTTATCACACTCCTCCACTATCACTCCATTAACGTTAACCTCCCTTCCCCCGTCCACCCTTTCTCTCCTTGTACCCTCACAGAAAGTTACAATTTGGGTTTTTTCCTCCGCCACTTTCAACCCCCttctccccaaattaccacacaGGATCTTTATAGCCTTCTCCAACCTCTCTACCCCATCCTCTCTTATGCCATACTCCACATACACCACTATGTCATCCGCATACTGCAGGATCTTGACTCCCAACTCCCTTATTCCTACAATAATTCCTGCAGTATACAGATTATACAGCAATGGGTTTAAGACCGACCCTTGGGGCAAGCCTCTCCTCAGTTTCATCGCTTTACTTCCCCCATCACATCTCATAAACCTTACCTCTCTATCCctaatccaatctcccaaataccctCTCAACTTCCTCGGACATCCCATTTCTTCTAAGTATTCACCTAACATTCTATGATTTACCATATCATATGCCACCTTTACGTCAATAAAAGCAGCCACCACCTCTTTCCCTTTCCCCCCATTCCTCCTTGATATTACACgttagaatattaatattatccaTAGTGGACCTTCCTTTCCTAAACCCGTTCTGATTTCTATCTAATTTACCCTCCCTCTCAGCCCAATCTCTCAACCTTTCATTAACCATTTTTTCCCTAATTTTCCCTAAACAGTTCAACAAAGAGATCGGCCTCAATGCCCTCTTTTGAGGTTTCGGGATTAGCCTAACCCTTGTTTCCTTCCATCTTGTCGGTACCCTCCCATTCCTCCACACCTCGTTAAACAGCTCTAATAGACTCTTTTTCCATCTTttagtcaattttttaataattccaaaCTCAATCCCATCCTCTCCTGGGGCTGTCTTCGATTTCACAACCCTAATTGCCCTTTCCAATTCACACTCACTAAACTCTCTGTTATATCTCCCCTCCATAGCACTCCCTACCCTATTTCCAATATCCTTTTTCCTTTCCTCCTTCCCCTCTCTCTCCATCCCATCACTATCCTCCTGTATTACTATAATATCTCCTTCTCCATCCACTCCACACATTCTAATAATCCTATCAGTctcctcaatttctaatttaaccCTCTCACTCTTGTTCATACCATCTCCACCCGACCTATCAATACCTCTAATAAAAGCTCTATGCTTTTACCCTTTTCCATAAGATTCCTATATTAGTACTATGCCTAATTCCCTTTGTAAACTCATCCCAGGATTCTTTTTTCTTAACTTTACTACTTCCTCCATTCTTTTATTTGCCTCTACCATTCTATTCCAATTTGTCTCATTTGGCTTCTTCCTCATTATTATCGTAGCCTTTCTTCTCTCCTCTTTTACTCTCTCACATTCAGCATCCCACCAAACCTTTCTTCTCCCTTTCCTattctcccccccccccccctttctTCCCATTAGCCCTATTCCTCCTTCTATCTCCGTTTCCTCTCCGCCCCTTTGAACATTCCTGTAACCCTTCTTGCAACAACTTTGTAAAACTATCACATTTTTGGTCTATACTCCTCTCCCCTCCAATTATCCTATTCACTTGGTCTTCTGTCCCCAAAAgccatttcaaaaattcaacttGATCAATTTTACTACTTCTGAACCTTCTCGTACTTTCCTCCTCCCCCATCTCCATTATTTCCTCTTCCCATTCTATCCTTATCAACTGATGGTCTGACCCCATAGTCTCCCCTGTTTCAACAATCTCCATTTTCATCCCTACACTCCCGTTCGCAATTATCAAATCTAAATTTGACGGTCTTTGGTCTGCCCTGCCAATCCTTGACATTGTCCCGTAGTTCAAAACCACTAATTCATTTTCCTCTAACATCTCCTCCAGCGCTTCTCCGGCCGCGTCACTTTCCTCGCAATTCCACACCATATTCTTTGCATTCCAATCCCCCAGAAACACTCTTGTCTCTCCTATTGCCCCTCCCCCAAAAACCTTCCTCCATATCCCCTTGTCCCATCTACCAGATGGCCTTCTATATCCTATCACAAACTCCACTTCTCCTTCTTTCATCCTAACCACCACAGACATGGTTTCCATCCTTCCTTCATTAATACTATTACTACTCCCAATCCTAGCTTCCACACCATCCCTAATCAACACAATTATACTCCCCCCTCTTAACTCTCCCCCTGAATCCCTTCTAAAAGACTGCCATCCATTTATCCTGAGACAGTCTTCAGGACACAGCCAACTTTCAACAATTGCCATCATATCATAATCCTCTCCAACCCTCCTAACTTCATCTACTTTATTCCTCACACTCCTGGCATTCCAAAGCGCTATcctcatattttcattaaacaaaACAACATCAAATATTTCCTATTCCTCCTACTTCCCACATTCGCAACAATCACCCACATTACTAATTTTCTCACAACCAATATCTCTACCATAACTAATTCACTTCGCTTTAGCGTTTACAAAAAAAATCTTTATCTTCCTCTGAACATCTCCATAATACCACACACATACCAATACCGTCCTCATACCCTTAATGTCTCTAAAACCAGGGCCATTCCATATATCtcacctttttttttcttttttttctttttttttttttcttttttttatcacttACACTTTTGAGTAATATTGTAGTTCCCTAACCACACTATTTATTCACAGATTTTCTCGCCACCTCTTCATATCCTTTCCATAACTTCTCTTTTTCCTCCTTTCCTGActtctctctttcttctccTTCCCACTCTTCCCTACTCATATATTTCACATTGTCTGGAACATTTACATTTCCATTACCCATCCTTAACTCTTCCTTTTCTTCCTCCTTCTCCTTCTGGTCCtcttccttcttctctcccttaCCAAACAGATACTTCCTCACCATCTCCTCATATTTCTCCTGCTCCAGCCTCTTCTCCTCTACCTTCTTCTTCTCTCTCGCGATCTTCCTTCGCGTTCTTTCCTAAGTCTTTGGGTCTATATACATTAAGAAATTCGGGGTTCTTATCTCATTCCAGTCCTCATCCGGATCTGGAGCTACTTCTTTACTAGCCCTGTATTTCTTTGCCTTTACTTCCTCAGCGAAAGCCACTTTTAGCCCTCTTTCCTCCACAAGCTTAATCAGTTCCTCAATTAACTCATCACCCGCCTTCTTTTTCATTGCCTCAATTTCTTGTATGGCCATTTTCTTTGCCTCCCTAATCGTTTTCCTTTCCCTCTCTCGTCTCCACACATCTGTCACAATTTTATACTCATCAAATTCCGCTTTTCCTTCAGGCT
The Megachile rotundata isolate GNS110a chromosome 5, iyMegRotu1, whole genome shotgun sequence DNA segment above includes these coding regions:
- the LOC143264504 gene encoding uncharacterized protein LOC143264504 produces the protein MRKKPNETNWNRMVEANKRMEEVVKLRKKNPGMSLQRELGIDRSGGDGMNKSERVKLEIEETDRIIRMCGVDGEGDIIVIQEDSDGMEREGKEERKKDIGNRVGSAMEGRYNREFSECELERAIRVVKSKTAPGEDGIEFGIIKKLTKRWKKSLLELFNEVWRNGRVPTRWKETRVRLIPKPQKRALRPISLLNCLGKIREKMVNERLRDWAEREGKLDRNQNGNGGKGKEVVAAFIDVKVAYDMVNHRMLGEYLEEMGCPRKLRGYLGDWIRDREVRFMRCDGGSKAMKLRRGLPQGSVLNPLLYNLYTAGIIVGIRELGVKILQYADDIVVYVEYGIREDGVERLEKAIKILCGIILDSKLNFREHTKCLGGVRKGACPLTLLRVFKALVRSVIEYGAHLYQEEGRNRDKIQKVHNAGIRIAMGYRMSTPINVMEVEAGIMKMEMRVDMLAEKYVLRKYFRDDREVCAAVEGMINFGMGENSLSRKGILRNAWNNTVLMREGMERMFISKERCSWDCDWMEKWCEVEKGETMKADGVPENIGLGEIKNRWFEDEGEVIEVYTDGSKMGDMEPGGAAVVIRRGREEWEEFGFTTRGSCSIFTIEAFAICMALRVIDEYEKESKMVIFSDSLSVIMKVKNVTNGEDEGEVIGEIRERLWNRNEKGNEGEIGKVCLAWIPAHIGIKGNERADRIAKACTGKCMRTKGSAGLPITRDKAVEGEEGERGGEERTRRAREKRKWKKRMSVEKEETEDFEKKS